In Candidatus Afararchaeum irisae, the genomic window CTCGACGACGTCGACAGTCGACTCTATGGGTACTGAGACTACTACTAAGTCGAAGTCGTCGGCGCGTTCGAGACTCACGGAGTCCTCGGCGTCGGGGTCACTCACCGAGACGTCGTAGCCGCGTTCCTCGAAGAACTCCACGAACCACCTCCCCATCGCGCCCGCGCCGCCGACCACGAGAGTCTTCATGTATTAGAAGACGACAGAGACAGATAAAAGTCGAACGGTCTTGATACGTCTCACATGGAAGTAGCTCTGACAGTTGCGGGATCCGACTCGGGAGGCGGAGCCGGGATACAGGCAGACCTCAAGACGTTCGAGGCGAGAGGCGTCTTCGGAACTTCGGCTGTGACCAACCTCACAGCACAGAACACGGTTGGGGTCGACTCTGTCTATCCCGTGCCACCCGACGAAGTCGTCGCACAGATAGACTCAGTCGTCTCTGACTTCGACGTCGGAGCCGTGAAGACGGGTATGCTCGGGAGCCCCGAGATAATAGAGGCGGTCGCCGATAAGCTGAGACAGAACGACTTACCTCTCGTGGTCGATCCCGTGATGGTCGCACAGAGCGGTGACAGACTCTTAGACGAAGACGCCGAGGAGGTACTCAGACGTGAACTCGTCCCCGAGGCGAGCCTCGTCACACCCAACATACCCGAGGCTGAGGTACTCGCCGACGTCGAGGTTCACGACGAGAAGTCAATGGAGAGGGCGGCAAAGATAATCACCGAAAGCCTAGGAGCCGACGCGGCTCTCGTAAAGGGAGGACACTCCGAAACCGAGGCTGACGACAGGGAGATAGTCGACGTTCTGCGTCTCTCGAACTCACGTAAGTTCTACAAGGAGAGGCTCGAAACCGAGAAGACACACGGAACGGGCTGCGCGCTATCGTCGGCTGTGACCGCCGAACTCGCTAAAGGAGAGGATCTCCAGACTGCTGTTGCGAGGGGAGAGGAGTTCATCCACAGAGCGATAAGATACGGTCTAGAACTCGGTGAGGGAAACGGTCCCGTCCACCATATGTCGGGGTTACGCAACCGGGCGTCGGAGTTAGAGACCGTGGCGAAGGTCAGGGACGCCGTCGAGACATTCGAGTCAGAGGACATCTCTCGTGTCGTCCCTGAGGTGGGTACCAACTTCGCTGTCACGACTCCGTATGCCGTCTCGGTCGACGAGGTCGCAGCAGTAGAGGGACGTATCTCGCGGCTCTCTGACGGCGTCAAGGCGACGTCGGGAGCCTGGCTAGGAGCGTCAAGCCACGTCGCGCGTTTCCTCTTGGGAGTACGTGACTACGACGAGTCGGTCAACGCTGCCGCGAACCTGCGTCTCGACGACAGGATAGAGAAAGCCGTAGACAGTCTCAACTGGGACGTCGTCGAGTTCGACAGGTCGGAGGAGCCTGAAAGAATAAAGTCGACTGAGGGAAGTACGATGAGCTGGAGCGCGAAGGTCGTGATGGAGGGGCGCGGTGAGGCTCCCGACGCGGTTCTCGACAGGGGGGACGTC contains:
- the thiD gene encoding bifunctional hydroxymethylpyrimidine kinase/phosphomethylpyrimidine kinase — encoded protein: MEVALTVAGSDSGGGAGIQADLKTFEARGVFGTSAVTNLTAQNTVGVDSVYPVPPDEVVAQIDSVVSDFDVGAVKTGMLGSPEIIEAVADKLRQNDLPLVVDPVMVAQSGDRLLDEDAEEVLRRELVPEASLVTPNIPEAEVLADVEVHDEKSMERAAKIITESLGADAALVKGGHSETEADDREIVDVLRLSNSRKFYKERLETEKTHGTGCALSSAVTAELAKGEDLQTAVARGEEFIHRAIRYGLELGEGNGPVHHMSGLRNRASELETVAKVRDAVETFESEDISRVVPEVGTNFAVTTPYAVSVDEVAAVEGRISRLSDGVKATSGAWLGASSHVARFLLGVRDYDESVNAAANLRLDDRIEKAVDSLNWDVVEFDRSEEPERIKSTEGSTMSWSAKVVMEGRGEAPDAVLDRGDVGKESMVRLLADSADEAVERVLELDDEAGV